A window of bacterium genomic DNA:
GCGAGTCATTCGCGAGCGCGACGGGGAATACTATCGGGCTTGCCCGAAGTGCGGACAGGAACTCGACGTGGCCGCCGGCGAGTGGATCGCAGACTTCCCCGATCGCAAGATCCACGGGTATCGAATCTCCCAGCTGTTCTCGTCGAAGGTCGATCCCGGAGAGATTCTCACGGAGTATCGGCGCACACGCTTTCCCGACCGTTTCTACAATCTCAAGATCGGTATTCCATGGGCGGATACCCAGAACAAGCTGGATGAGGCTCAGGTTCTCTCGTGTTGCGGCGAGCACGGGCTGCAGGAGTCCTCGGATCGATCCTGCACGATGGGCGTCGACACGGGAAAACAACTCCACGTTGTAATCTCACGATCCACCCGGGAGCAAGATGGAACGCGCGAGGTGATCTACGTCGGCGCGCGACAAGAGTATTCGGAGCTAGACGACCTGATGGAACGATTCTGCGTCGGCACATGTGTGATCGATGCGCTTCCAGAGGTTCAC
This region includes:
- a CDS encoding phage tail protein, with the translated sequence GLNVMYFFPTRTDVLEFSKSRVGPLLQDNRFLCRLLHETDTAGLKRIGSSYLYLRGMQSSVGMKSVPADMLVFDELDEATPDSKSLAKERLAHSDFKRVIELSNPSLPSYGIDESYQLSDQRHWTIRCAHCSRWTALDKEFPTRLGSDVRVIRERDGEYYRACPKCGQELDVAAGEWIADFPDRKIHGYRISQLFSSKVDPGEILTEYRRTRFPDRFYNLKIGIPWADTQNKLDEAQVLSCCGEHGLQESSDRSCTMGVDTGKQLHVVISRSTREQDGTREVIYVGARQEYSELDDLMERFCVGTCVIDALPEVH